One window from the genome of Streptomyces cadmiisoli encodes:
- a CDS encoding low molecular weight phosphatase family protein: protein MTAPDAGRGIGNGESAAEITTTFVGLPRDSFRILHVSTGNVCRSPITERLTRHFVAERLGVLGGGLIVESAGTWGHEGAPMEANAETVLAEFGADASGFTGRELLDEHVIRADLVLTATRDHRAQVISMGHSAGLRTFTLKEFTRLVRAIDPATLPPLEEGLVARARALVRAAAALRGWLLAPTAEADEVYDPYGAPLPFFRSVGDEIHQALDPVVTALTGVPART, encoded by the coding sequence TTGACAGCCCCTGACGCGGGGCGTGGCATAGGCAACGGGGAGAGCGCGGCGGAGATCACGACGACCTTCGTGGGGCTTCCGCGCGACAGCTTCCGCATCCTCCACGTCAGCACCGGAAACGTCTGCCGCTCGCCCATCACCGAGCGGCTGACCCGGCATTTCGTGGCGGAACGGCTCGGCGTCCTGGGCGGCGGGCTGATCGTGGAGAGCGCGGGCACCTGGGGCCACGAGGGCGCGCCCATGGAGGCCAACGCCGAGACGGTGCTGGCCGAGTTCGGCGCGGACGCGTCCGGGTTCACCGGCCGGGAGCTGCTCGACGAGCACGTGATCCGTGCCGACCTCGTCCTGACGGCCACCCGGGACCACCGCGCCCAGGTCATCTCCATGGGCCATTCGGCGGGTCTGCGGACGTTCACGCTGAAGGAGTTCACCCGACTGGTGCGGGCGATAGACCCCGCCACGCTGCCTCCGCTGGAGGAGGGGCTGGTGGCGCGGGCCCGCGCGCTGGTGCGGGCCGCGGCGGCGCTGCGGGGCTGGCTGCTGGCCCCCACGGCCGAGGCGGACGAGGTCTACGACCCGTACGGTGCGCCGCTGCCGTTCTTCCGGTCCGTCGGGGACGAGATACACCAGGCGCTGGACCCGGTGGTCACGGCGCTGACCGGAGTACCCGCACGGACCTGA
- the rpmE gene encoding 50S ribosomal protein L31, giving the protein MKRDIHPEYVETQVSCTCGASFITRSTIQSGTVRAEVCSECHPFYTGKQKILDTGGRVARFEARFGKAAGSKK; this is encoded by the coding sequence TTGAAGCGCGACATCCACCCCGAGTACGTCGAGACGCAGGTCAGCTGCACCTGTGGCGCGTCGTTCATCACCCGTAGCACGATCCAGAGCGGCACCGTCCGCGCCGAGGTCTGCTCCGAGTGCCACCCGTTCTACACGGGTAAGCAGAAGATCCTCGACACCGGTGGCCGTGTGGCCCGCTTCGAGGCCCGCTTCGGCAAGGCTGCCGGCTCCAAGAAGTAG
- a CDS encoding MraY family glycosyltransferase, with product MREYLLTLCITAAVTYLLTGPVRKFAIMAGAMPQIRARDVHREPTPRLGGIAMFFGLCAGLLVANHLTNLSQVFENSNEPRALLSGAALIWLIGVLDDKFEIDALIKLGGQMIAAGVMVVQGLTILWLPVPGVGTVALTQWQGTLLTVALVVITINAVNFVDGLDGLAAGMVCIAACAFFLYAYRIWYGYNIEAAAPATLFAVILMGMCLGFLPHNMHPARIFMGDSGSMLIGLVLAAGAISVTGQVDPDVMKLFSGSERNAVHQMVPVYIPLVMPLTIIAIPAADLVLAIVRRTWRGQSPFAADRGHLHHRLLEIGHSHSRSVLIMYFWSALIAFGALAYSVNSASMWIVLGIVFLSAIGLALLLLPRFTPRAPKWAEHFVPPRYRRRKALAEPAVNTPEQGETAEAPADEEDRTPVAAGVAGVNGATAVGPRSRFSR from the coding sequence GTGCGTGAATACCTGCTGACGCTCTGCATCACGGCCGCGGTGACGTATCTGCTGACCGGGCCGGTGCGTAAGTTCGCGATCATGGCCGGAGCGATGCCGCAGATCCGGGCGCGTGACGTGCACCGCGAGCCCACCCCGCGGCTCGGCGGGATCGCGATGTTCTTCGGCCTGTGCGCGGGCCTGCTGGTCGCCAACCACCTCACCAACCTCAGCCAGGTCTTCGAGAACTCCAACGAACCGCGGGCCCTGCTGTCCGGGGCCGCGCTGATCTGGCTGATCGGCGTGCTGGACGACAAGTTCGAGATCGACGCCCTGATCAAGCTGGGCGGTCAGATGATCGCCGCCGGCGTCATGGTCGTGCAGGGCCTGACCATCCTGTGGCTGCCCGTGCCGGGTGTCGGCACGGTCGCGCTGACCCAGTGGCAGGGCACCCTGCTCACCGTCGCGCTCGTGGTCATCACCATCAACGCGGTGAACTTCGTCGACGGCCTGGACGGTCTGGCGGCGGGCATGGTGTGCATCGCGGCGTGCGCGTTCTTCCTGTACGCCTACCGCATCTGGTACGGCTACAACATCGAGGCGGCCGCCCCCGCCACCCTCTTCGCCGTGATCCTGATGGGCATGTGCCTGGGCTTCCTGCCGCACAACATGCACCCGGCGCGGATCTTCATGGGCGACTCCGGATCGATGCTGATCGGCCTGGTGCTCGCGGCGGGCGCGATCTCGGTCACGGGGCAGGTCGACCCCGACGTGATGAAGCTGTTCTCCGGCTCCGAGCGCAACGCCGTGCACCAGATGGTGCCCGTCTACATCCCGCTGGTCATGCCGCTGACGATCATCGCGATCCCGGCCGCGGACCTGGTGCTGGCGATCGTGCGGCGCACCTGGCGCGGTCAGTCGCCGTTCGCGGCGGACCGCGGGCACCTGCACCACCGGCTCCTGGAGATCGGCCACTCGCACAGCCGCTCGGTGCTGATCATGTACTTCTGGTCCGCGCTCATCGCCTTCGGGGCGCTGGCCTACTCGGTGAACTCGGCGTCGATGTGGATCGTGCTGGGCATCGTGTTCCTCAGCGCGATCGGGCTGGCCCTGCTCCTGCTGCCGCGCTTCACGCCGCGCGCCCCGAAGTGGGCCGAGCACTTCGTGCCGCCCCGCTACCGCCGCCGCAAGGCGCTCGCCGAGCCCGCCGTGAACACTCCGGAGCAGGGCGAGACGGCCGAGGCGCCGGCCGACGAGGAGGACCGCACTCCCGTCGCCGCGGGAGTGGCCGGCGTCAACGGCGCAACAGCCGTCGGCCCCCGCTCGCGCTTCTCAAGGTAA
- the prmC gene encoding peptide chain release factor N(5)-glutamine methyltransferase, whose protein sequence is MLLAEVAQATQRLADAGVPSPRNDAEELAAFVHGVKRGALHSVRDSDFDARYWEVIARREQREPLQHITGRAFFRYLELQVGPGVFVPRPETESVVGWAIDAVRAMDVVEPLIVDLCTGSGAIALALAQEVPRSRVHAVELSEEALRWTRKNVEGSRVDLRQGDARTAFPDLDGQVDLVISNPPYIPLTEWEYVAPEARDYDPELALFSGEDGLDLIRGLERTAHRLLRPGGVVVIEHADTQGGQVPWIFTEARGWADAADHPDLNNRPRFATARRALP, encoded by the coding sequence GTGCTGCTCGCGGAGGTGGCGCAGGCCACCCAGCGGCTGGCCGACGCCGGCGTGCCCTCACCGCGCAACGACGCGGAGGAGCTCGCCGCGTTCGTGCACGGCGTGAAGCGGGGCGCGTTGCACTCCGTGCGGGACTCCGACTTCGACGCCCGCTACTGGGAGGTCATCGCGCGCCGTGAGCAGCGCGAGCCGCTCCAGCACATCACCGGCCGCGCCTTCTTCCGGTACCTGGAACTCCAGGTGGGGCCGGGGGTCTTCGTGCCGCGCCCCGAGACGGAGTCGGTGGTCGGATGGGCCATAGACGCCGTGCGCGCCATGGATGTCGTGGAGCCGCTGATCGTGGACCTGTGCACCGGCTCCGGTGCCATCGCGCTCGCGCTCGCCCAGGAGGTGCCGCGCTCGCGGGTGCACGCGGTGGAGCTGTCCGAGGAAGCGCTGCGCTGGACCCGCAAGAACGTCGAGGGAAGCCGGGTCGACCTGCGGCAGGGTGACGCGCGGACGGCCTTCCCGGACCTCGACGGCCAGGTCGACCTGGTCATCTCCAACCCGCCGTACATCCCGCTCACCGAGTGGGAGTACGTCGCTCCCGAAGCGCGGGACTACGACCCGGAACTGGCCCTGTTCTCCGGCGAGGACGGCCTCGACCTGATCCGCGGCCTGGAGCGCACCGCGCACCGGCTGCTGCGCCCGGGCGGTGTGGTCGTCATCGAGCACGCCGACACCCAGGGCGGCCAGGTGCCGTGGATCTTCACCGAGGCACGGGGCTGGGCCGACGCCGCCGACCACCCCGACCTCAACAACCGGCCGCGCTTCGCCACCGCCCGCAGGGCGCTGCCGTGA
- a CDS encoding L-threonylcarbamoyladenylate synthase, whose amino-acid sequence MARRYDTNDATDRVTGLREAASAVRRGELVVLPTDTVYGIGADAFSSEAVSDLLDAKGRGRNMPTPVLIGSPNTLHGLVTDFSELAWELVDAFWPGALTLVAKHQPSLQWDLGDTRGTVAVRMPLHPVAIELLTEVGPMAVSSANLTGHPAPEDCDAAQQMLGDSVSVYLDGGPTPGIVPSSIVDVSGSVPVLLREGALSPDDLRKVVPDLEVAN is encoded by the coding sequence ATGGCACGGCGATACGACACCAACGACGCGACCGACCGTGTCACCGGTCTGCGCGAAGCCGCGTCCGCCGTTCGCCGTGGCGAGCTGGTGGTCCTCCCCACCGACACGGTGTACGGCATCGGCGCCGACGCGTTCTCCTCGGAGGCCGTCTCCGATCTGCTGGACGCCAAGGGCCGGGGGCGCAACATGCCCACGCCCGTCCTCATCGGCTCCCCGAACACCCTGCACGGCCTGGTCACCGACTTCTCCGAGCTGGCCTGGGAGCTCGTCGACGCGTTCTGGCCGGGCGCGCTGACGCTGGTCGCCAAGCACCAGCCGTCACTCCAGTGGGACCTGGGCGACACCCGGGGCACGGTCGCCGTGCGCATGCCGCTGCACCCCGTCGCGATCGAGCTGCTCACGGAGGTCGGCCCGATGGCCGTCTCCTCCGCCAACCTCACCGGCCACCCGGCGCCGGAGGACTGCGACGCCGCCCAGCAGATGCTCGGCGACTCCGTCTCCGTCTACCTCGACGGCGGCCCGACCCCCGGCATCGTGCCGTCCTCCATCGTCGACGTCAGCGGCTCGGTGCCCGTCCTGCTGCGCGAGGGTGCCCTCTCGCCGGACGATCTGCGCAAGGTCGTACCCGACCTTGAGGTGGCCAATTGA
- the atpE gene encoding ATP synthase F0 subunit C, whose product MSNLAAVTGDLGSVGYGLAAIGPGVGVGIIFGNGTQALARQPEAAGLIRANQILGFAFCEALALIGLVMPFVY is encoded by the coding sequence ATGTCCAACCTTGCTGCTGTCACCGGTGACCTCGGTTCCGTCGGTTACGGTCTCGCGGCCATCGGCCCGGGCGTCGGCGTTGGCATCATCTTCGGTAACGGCACCCAGGCCCTCGCCCGCCAGCCCGAGGCGGCCGGCCTGATCCGCGCCAACCAGATCCTGGGCTTCGCCTTCTGTGAGGCGCTCGCCCTGATCGGTCTCGTCATGCCGTTCGTCTACTAA
- a CDS encoding F0F1 ATP synthase subunit B has product MTTALVFLAAEGEKENPLIPPWPEVVIGLIAFVIVFGFLAKKLLPNINKVLEERREAIEGGIEKAEAAQTEAQSVLEQYKAQLAEARHEAARLRQEAQEQGAALITEMRAEGQRQREEIIAAGHSQIEADRKAASAALRQDVGKIATELAGKLVGESLEDHARQSRVIDRFLDELEEKAEAAR; this is encoded by the coding sequence GTGACTACCGCCCTGGTTTTCCTGGCGGCTGAGGGTGAGAAGGAGAACCCCCTCATTCCGCCGTGGCCGGAAGTTGTCATCGGCCTCATCGCTTTCGTCATCGTCTTCGGCTTCCTCGCCAAGAAGCTCCTCCCGAACATCAACAAGGTTCTGGAAGAGCGTCGCGAGGCCATCGAGGGCGGTATCGAGAAGGCCGAGGCCGCGCAGACCGAGGCCCAGAGCGTCCTTGAGCAGTACAAGGCCCAGCTCGCCGAGGCCCGGCACGAGGCCGCGCGCCTGCGCCAGGAGGCGCAGGAGCAGGGTGCCGCGCTCATCACCGAGATGCGCGCGGAGGGACAGCGGCAGCGTGAGGAGATCATCGCTGCCGGCCACTCCCAGATCGAGGCGGACCGCAAGGCCGCTTCGGCAGCGCTGCGCCAGGACGTCGGCAAGATCGCCACGGAGCTGGCCGGCAAGCTGGTCGGTGAGTCCCTGGAGGACCACGCCCGGCAGAGCCGCGTGATCGACCGCTTCCTTGACGAGCTCGAGGAGAAGGCCGAGGCCGCGCGATGA
- the atpA gene encoding F0F1 ATP synthase subunit alpha yields MAELTIRPEEIRDALENFVQSYKPDAASREEVGTVTLAGDGIAKVEGLPSAMANELLKFEDGTLGLALNLEEREIGAIVLGEFSGIEEGQPVQRTGEVLSVAVGEGYLGRVVDPLGNPIDGLGEVETSGRRALELQAPTVMQRKSVHEPMETGYKAVDAMTPVGRGQRQLIIGDRQTGKTALAVDTIINQRDNWRSGDPKKQVRCIYVAIGQKGSTIASVRRALEENGALEYTTIVAAPASDPAGFKYLAPYTGSAIGQQWMYEGKHVLIIFDDLSKQADAYRAVSLLLRRPPGREAYPGDVFYLHSRLLERCAKLSDDMGAGSMTGLPIVETKANDVSAFIPTNVISITDGQCFLESDLFNAGQRPALNVGISVSRVGGSAQHKAMKQVSGRLRVDLAQFRELEAFAAFGSDLDAASKAQLERGQRMVELLKQAQYQPMSTEDQVVSVWAGTTGKMDEVPVADIRRFEKELLEYLHRKEQGLMTSIKEGGKMSDDTLQSVGEAIADFKKQFETSDGKLLGEDVPAAAGK; encoded by the coding sequence ATGGCGGAGCTCACGATCCGGCCGGAGGAGATCCGGGACGCGCTGGAGAACTTCGTCCAGTCGTACAAGCCGGACGCGGCCTCGCGCGAGGAGGTCGGTACGGTCACCCTTGCCGGCGACGGCATCGCGAAGGTCGAGGGTCTGCCCTCGGCCATGGCCAACGAACTGCTGAAGTTCGAGGACGGCACCCTCGGCCTCGCCCTCAACCTCGAGGAGCGCGAGATCGGTGCCATCGTCCTCGGTGAGTTCAGCGGCATCGAGGAGGGTCAGCCGGTGCAGCGCACCGGTGAGGTGCTCTCCGTGGCCGTCGGCGAGGGCTACCTCGGCCGCGTCGTCGACCCGCTCGGCAACCCGATCGACGGACTCGGCGAGGTCGAGACCTCGGGCCGCCGCGCCCTTGAACTGCAGGCCCCCACGGTCATGCAGCGCAAGTCGGTGCACGAGCCCATGGAGACCGGCTACAAGGCCGTCGACGCGATGACCCCGGTCGGCCGTGGTCAGCGTCAGCTGATCATCGGTGACCGCCAGACCGGCAAGACCGCCCTGGCCGTCGACACGATCATCAACCAGCGCGACAACTGGCGCTCGGGCGACCCGAAGAAGCAGGTCCGCTGCATCTACGTCGCCATCGGCCAGAAGGGCTCGACGATCGCGTCGGTCCGCCGCGCGCTGGAGGAGAACGGCGCGCTGGAGTACACGACCATCGTCGCCGCCCCGGCCTCCGACCCGGCCGGCTTCAAGTACCTCGCCCCGTACACCGGCTCGGCCATCGGCCAGCAGTGGATGTACGAGGGCAAGCACGTCCTGATCATCTTCGACGACCTGTCGAAGCAGGCCGACGCCTACCGCGCCGTGTCGCTGCTGCTGCGCCGCCCGCCGGGCCGTGAGGCCTACCCGGGTGACGTCTTCTACCTGCACTCCCGGCTGCTGGAGCGCTGCGCGAAGCTCTCCGACGACATGGGCGCCGGCTCGATGACCGGTCTGCCGATCGTCGAGACCAAGGCCAACGACGTCTCGGCGTTCATCCCGACCAACGTCATCTCCATCACCGACGGCCAGTGCTTCCTGGAGTCGGACCTGTTCAACGCCGGTCAGCGCCCCGCGCTGAACGTCGGTATCTCCGTCTCCCGAGTCGGTGGTTCCGCGCAGCACAAGGCGATGAAGCAGGTTTCCGGCCGTCTGCGCGTCGACCTCGCCCAGTTCCGTGAGCTGGAGGCGTTCGCCGCCTTCGGTTCCGACCTGGACGCCGCGTCGAAGGCGCAGCTGGAGCGCGGTCAGCGCATGGTCGAGCTGCTGAAGCAGGCCCAGTACCAGCCGATGTCGACCGAGGACCAGGTCGTCTCGGTGTGGGCGGGCACCACCGGCAAGATGGACGAGGTGCCGGTCGCCGACATCCGCCGCTTCGAGAAGGAGCTGCTGGAGTACCTGCACCGCAAGGAGCAGGGCCTCATGACCTCCATCAAGGAGGGCGGCAAGATGTCGGACGACACGCTCCAGTCCGTCGGCGAGGCCATCGCGGACTTCAAGAAGCAGTTCGAGACCTCCGACGGCAAGCTGCTCGGCGAGGACGTCCCGGCCGCTGCGGGCAAGTGA
- a CDS encoding F0F1 ATP synthase subunit delta — translation MNGASREALAAARERIDALTDATSVDAARLADELAAVTALLDREVSLRRVLTDPAQAGEAKAELAQRLLGGQVGGQTLDLVSGMVRSRWSQSRDLVDAMEELADVADLTAAQTSGTLDDVEDELFRFGRIISSNTELRAALTDRKAERSAKVELLHRLLGGRAKPTTERLVTRLVTAPRGRSLEAGLESLSKLAAERRDRLVAVVTSAVPLSDTQKQRLGASLAKLYGRHMHLNIDVDPEVLGGIRVQVGDEVINGSIADRIEDAARRLAS, via the coding sequence ATGAACGGAGCGAGCCGCGAGGCCCTGGCAGCCGCACGCGAGCGTATCGACGCGCTGACGGACGCCACGTCCGTGGACGCGGCGCGGCTCGCCGACGAGCTGGCCGCCGTCACCGCGCTGCTCGACCGCGAGGTGTCGCTGCGTCGGGTCCTGACCGACCCGGCGCAGGCCGGTGAGGCCAAGGCCGAGCTGGCCCAGCGCCTGCTCGGCGGGCAGGTCGGCGGCCAGACCCTCGACCTGGTGTCCGGCATGGTGCGCTCCCGCTGGTCGCAGTCCCGCGACCTGGTGGACGCGATGGAGGAGCTGGCGGACGTCGCCGACCTCACCGCGGCCCAGACGTCGGGCACGCTCGACGACGTGGAGGACGAGCTGTTCCGGTTCGGCCGGATCATCTCCTCCAACACGGAGCTGCGCGCCGCGCTCACCGACCGCAAGGCCGAGCGCTCGGCCAAGGTCGAGCTGCTGCACCGGCTGCTCGGCGGCCGGGCGAAGCCGACCACCGAGCGTCTGGTGACGCGCCTTGTGACCGCGCCGCGGGGACGTAGCCTGGAAGCGGGACTGGAGTCCCTGTCCAAGCTGGCCGCCGAACGCCGGGACCGCCTGGTCGCCGTCGTCACCTCGGCGGTACCGCTGAGCGACACGCAGAAGCAGCGCCTGGGCGCTTCCCTGGCGAAGCTCTACGGCCGCCACATGCACCTCAACATCGACGTGGACCCCGAGGTCCTCGGCGGGATCCGGGTGCAGGTCGGCGACGAGGTCATCAACGGTTCCATCGCGGACCGCATCGAGGACGCCGCCCGCCGCCTGGCGAGCTAG
- the glyA gene encoding serine hydroxymethyltransferase, producing the protein MPVTPALEADAADVLRRQDPELAEILLGELNRQSTTLQLIAAENFTSPAVLAALGSPLANKYAEGYPGARYHGGCEIVDLAERAAVQRAKALFGAEHANVQSHSGSSAVLAAYAALLRPGDTVLALGLPYGGHLTHGSPANFSGRWFDFVGYGVDAETGLIDHDQVRALARAHRPKAIVCGSIAQPRHIDYAFFREVADEVGAYLIADAAHPIGLVAGGAAPNPVPYADVVCATTHKVLRGPRGGMLLCGGELAERVDRAVFPFTQGGAQMHTIAAKAVAFGEAATPAFAAYAHQVVANARRLAAGLAEEGLVVTTGGTDTHLITADPGPLGVDGRAARGRLAAAGMILDCCALPHDEVRGLRLGTAAVTTQGMGEREMDRVAALLGGVLRAETDPQRARAEVRELTGGFPPYPQ; encoded by the coding sequence ATGCCGGTCACCCCTGCCCTTGAGGCCGATGCCGCCGACGTCCTGCGGCGGCAGGACCCCGAGCTCGCCGAGATCCTGCTCGGGGAGCTGAACCGGCAGTCCACGACGCTGCAGCTGATCGCCGCGGAGAACTTCACCTCGCCGGCCGTGCTGGCCGCGCTCGGCTCGCCGCTGGCCAACAAGTACGCGGAGGGGTATCCGGGGGCCCGCTACCACGGCGGTTGCGAGATCGTCGACCTCGCGGAGCGGGCCGCCGTGCAGCGGGCCAAGGCGCTGTTCGGGGCCGAGCACGCCAACGTCCAGTCGCACTCGGGCAGTTCGGCCGTGCTGGCCGCGTATGCCGCGCTGCTGCGCCCCGGTGACACCGTCCTCGCCCTCGGCCTGCCGTACGGCGGGCACCTCACCCACGGGTCCCCGGCCAACTTCTCGGGCCGCTGGTTCGACTTCGTGGGGTACGGGGTCGACGCGGAGACGGGGCTCATCGACCACGACCAGGTCCGCGCCCTCGCCCGCGCGCACCGCCCCAAGGCGATCGTGTGCGGCTCGATCGCCCAGCCCCGGCACATCGACTACGCCTTCTTCCGCGAGGTCGCCGACGAGGTGGGCGCCTACCTGATCGCGGACGCGGCCCATCCCATCGGGCTCGTCGCCGGGGGAGCGGCGCCGAACCCGGTGCCGTACGCGGACGTCGTGTGCGCCACCACGCACAAGGTGCTGCGCGGGCCGCGCGGCGGGATGCTGCTGTGCGGCGGGGAGCTCGCCGAACGGGTCGACCGGGCGGTGTTCCCCTTCACGCAGGGCGGCGCGCAGATGCACACGATCGCCGCCAAGGCGGTCGCCTTCGGGGAGGCGGCGACACCGGCCTTCGCGGCGTACGCCCACCAGGTGGTCGCCAACGCCCGCCGGCTGGCCGCCGGACTGGCCGAGGAGGGGCTGGTGGTCACCACCGGCGGCACGGACACCCACCTCATCACCGCCGACCCGGGCCCGCTGGGTGTCGACGGGCGGGCCGCCCGGGGCCGGCTGGCCGCGGCCGGCATGATCCTCGACTGCTGCGCCCTGCCGCACGACGAGGTCCGCGGCCTGCGCCTGGGCACCGCGGCGGTGACCACGCAGGGGATGGGGGAGCGGGAGATGGACCGTGTCGCGGCCCTGCTGGGCGGCGTCCTGCGCGCCGAGACGGACCCGCAGCGGGCCCGCGCGGAGGTGCGGGAGCTGACCGGCGGATTTCCGCCGTATCCGCAGTGA
- the atpB gene encoding F0F1 ATP synthase subunit A, giving the protein MSADPTQVLAFETDCHLFDGCGFPAPGLHSFLFEPLWGNADGNGLYFNKPMLLALLGSIIVVVFFWAAFAKPKVIPGKLQMVAEAGYDFVRRGIVYETIGKKEGEKYVPLAVALFFFIWMMNLWSIIPVAQFPVTSIIAYPAILALIVYITWVSLTFKRHGFVGAFKNFTGYDKSLGPVLPLAMTIEFFSNLLVRPFTHAVRLFANMFAGHTLLLLFTIATWYMLNGIGIAYSAVSFTMVIVMTAFELFIQAVQAYVFVLLTCTFIQGALAEHH; this is encoded by the coding sequence GTGAGTGCTGACCCGACGCAGGTGCTCGCTTTCGAGACCGACTGCCACCTGTTCGACGGTTGTGGCTTCCCGGCTCCGGGCCTGCACTCGTTCCTCTTCGAGCCGCTGTGGGGCAACGCCGACGGCAACGGCCTCTACTTCAACAAGCCGATGCTGCTGGCCCTGCTGGGCTCCATCATCGTGGTGGTCTTCTTCTGGGCGGCGTTCGCCAAGCCCAAGGTGATCCCGGGCAAGCTGCAGATGGTCGCCGAGGCCGGCTACGACTTCGTCCGCCGCGGCATCGTCTACGAGACGATCGGCAAGAAGGAAGGCGAGAAGTACGTTCCGCTCGCCGTCGCCCTCTTCTTCTTCATCTGGATGATGAACCTCTGGTCGATCATCCCGGTGGCCCAGTTCCCGGTGACCTCGATCATCGCCTACCCCGCCATCCTGGCCCTGATCGTCTACATCACCTGGGTCTCCCTGACGTTCAAGCGGCACGGCTTCGTCGGCGCCTTCAAGAACTTCACGGGCTACGACAAGTCGCTCGGCCCGGTGCTCCCGCTGGCCATGACCATCGAGTTCTTCTCGAACCTGCTGGTCCGCCCGTTCACGCACGCGGTCCGACTCTTCGCGAACATGTTCGCCGGTCACACCCTGCTGCTGCTGTTCACCATCGCCACCTGGTACATGCTGAACGGCATCGGCATCGCGTACTCGGCCGTCTCGTTCACGATGGTCATCGTCATGACCGCGTTCGAGCTCTTCATCCAGGCCGTCCAGGCGTATGTGTTCGTCCTGCTGACCTGCACCTTCATCCAGGGCGCGCTCGCCGAGCACCACTGA
- the prfA gene encoding peptide chain release factor 1: MFEAVEELVGEHADLETKLADPSVHADQANARKLNKRYAELTPIVATYRSWTQAGDDIETARELGADDPEFAAEVKELEKQREELTEKLRLLLVPRDPSDDKDVILEIKAGAGGDESALFAGDLLRMYLRYAERVGWKTEIIDATESELGGYKDVQVAVKARGQIEPGQGVWARLKYEGGVHRVQRVPATESQGRIHTSAAGVLVTPEAEEVDVEINPNDLRIDVYRSSGPGGQSVNTTDSAVRITHIPTGVVASCQNEKSQLQNKEQALRILRSRLLAMAQEEAEREAADARRSQVRTVDRSEKIRTYNFPENRLSDHRVGFKAYNLDQVLDGELDAVIQACVDADSAAKLAAA, translated from the coding sequence ATGTTCGAGGCCGTCGAGGAACTCGTCGGTGAGCACGCCGACCTGGAGACGAAGCTCGCCGATCCGTCGGTCCACGCCGACCAGGCCAACGCGCGCAAGCTGAACAAGCGCTACGCCGAGCTCACCCCGATCGTCGCCACGTACCGCTCCTGGACGCAGGCCGGTGACGACATCGAGACGGCCCGGGAACTGGGCGCCGACGACCCGGAGTTCGCCGCCGAGGTCAAGGAGCTGGAGAAGCAGCGCGAGGAGCTGACCGAGAAGCTGCGGCTGCTGCTCGTCCCGCGCGACCCCAGCGACGACAAGGACGTGATCCTGGAGATCAAGGCGGGCGCGGGCGGCGACGAGTCCGCGCTGTTCGCCGGCGACCTGCTGCGCATGTACCTGCGCTACGCCGAGCGGGTCGGCTGGAAGACCGAGATCATCGACGCCACCGAGTCCGAGCTGGGCGGCTACAAGGACGTCCAGGTCGCGGTGAAGGCCCGCGGGCAGATCGAGCCCGGCCAGGGCGTCTGGGCCCGGCTGAAGTACGAGGGCGGTGTGCACCGCGTGCAGCGGGTACCCGCGACCGAGTCGCAGGGCCGGATCCACACCTCCGCGGCCGGTGTGCTGGTCACGCCCGAGGCGGAGGAGGTCGACGTCGAGATCAACCCGAACGATCTGCGCATCGACGTCTACCGGTCCTCCGGACCCGGCGGCCAGTCCGTCAACACGACCGACTCCGCCGTGCGCATCACGCACATTCCGACCGGAGTCGTCGCCTCCTGCCAGAACGAGAAGAGCCAGTTGCAGAACAAGGAGCAGGCACTGCGTATCCTGCGCTCCAGGCTGCTCGCCATGGCGCAGGAGGAAGCGGAGAGGGAGGCCGCCGACGCCCGCCGCAGCCAGGTCCGCACCGTCGACCGCTCCGAGAAGATCCGTACCTACAACTTCCCGGAGAACCGCCTCTCGGACCACCGGGTCGGCTTCAAGGCGTACAACCTGGACCAGGTCCTGGACGGCGAGCTCGACGCGGTGATCCAGGCCTGTGTCGACGCGGACTCGGCCGCCAAGCTCGCGGCGGCGTAA